CGCTGCGTCAAGAGATGGGAGTTCCAGAATCGTGAATCCCCCCAGCTGCTCCTTGGTGTCAGCGTAGGGGCCGTCCTGCACGCGCCGCTTCCCTTCCTTGATTCGTACCGTAGTTCCTGTCTCCGGAACTTCAAGCGGATCTCCGCCCACGAAGATGCCGGCGTCGACCAGAGCCTTGTGGTATGCCCGCCAAGCGCCGATATACCCCTCGATCTCGTCTTTTTTCCGTGACGCGAAAGCTTCGGTTGATTCGTAAATTAACAAGGCAAATTGCATCGACTTTCTCCGATGGGAAATTGTGAGGGCATTCGTGCCCCTGAATGGATGACGAGCGAGAAGCGAGCCCTTCTACAGGTTTCAGTAAATCCGGGCAAATTTCAAGCGAGGGGGATTTCAAGAACAGAGTTCGGTGTCAAGAGCTCTTGTTTGGTGTGTGACTACACGGAAGTTGCGATTGAGCGTAAGAGTTGGTTCCGACTTGCCCGTCACTCGCCCAGAGTGCTGATCATTGCTGCCCTTCAACCTGATTTCGCAACAATGATGGGCTGATAAAAGCCACTTTCAGATGGAGCGAGCCAGCGCGGAGTCTTAAAGCCTGTTCGGCTTAGTATCGCCTCAAGTTCATTGCGTCGGACGGCATGATAGAAGCCCGCTGTGTGAAAAGTGTGCCATTGCTTCTCGAGCTGACGAGTGATGTAAAGGTGAAAAATGTATCGCCGAGAATCGACCCATTCCCAAATCTGGAAAACAATGCGCCGCCGCCCCTGATCTACGTAAAACGATGGTCCCTCCACAACCGGTCTTTTCTCAATCAGACGGTCATAATCTCTGATGCTCGCCAGCAGGTAACCTCCGGGACGCAGCCTTGAACGCATTTGTTCTGCTGCTTGCAGAAGCTGCTCTGCGCTCTCAAGGTGCGGGAGTGCATTGTCCATACAGATCACCGCATCGAAGTGTGAGTCTCCTAGAAACTTCAGATCCAGCATATTCGCGACCGAGAACTGAATATTCAGGTTCTGCTGAGAAGCCTCCTGCCGCGCACGCTCAACCGCACGGGGGCTTAAATCGCAACCAGTAACTTGGAACCCCAGCCTTGCTAAGCCGAGCGCTTGCGTCCCAATGCCACAAGCACAATCAAGAATGCAAGCCGTGGTTGACAGACCGCAGTTCCGCTCGAGAATGGAGCTCAGGACAGCGGCTTGGCGTTCCACCGAAAGCTCCCAGTTCTCAAATATCAGATGGTATTGATCCGCTAGCTCGTCGTAGGTTTCCGCCGTGTCCATGGTCACGCGTAGTCTATCGCTTCACTTGACACTGCTAGCCCCCGCAGTTTTCTTCACCGCGAATCGATTGGCCAGAGATTGCGGGCGGTTAGTCGGCTACACGGAAGTTGCGATTGAGCGTAAGAGCAAAGTTCCGAGTAGTCCGTCAGGACGCAATCTCGAGAGGGCCGTGGCAATCTGCGCTTCCGACCGGAAGACTTCCGACGAATTCTCCTAACACCCTGCTAGTTTTTCGACTATTCGGGATTGAAGGCGATGGAATTAGGGACGGACAGCTCGACTTCTGTTCCGGCCGCGGCGCGGCTCCAAACTCTGAGTCTGGCGCCAATTCTTTTCGCCTGTTCGCGCATACCCAGGAGCCCCCAATGGCCCTCGCGTCCCTCATGCAGCACTTGAGGATCGATCCCGCAACCGTCGTCGCGGACGACCATCCTGAAACGCTTGGGGGCATACTCAAGCTCGAGCTCGATCCAGCTGGCTCGGGAGTGGCGGAATGCATTCACCAATAGTTCCCGGCCGATGCGATAGACCTCGTCGCGAATGAGCGGGTGTAGTTTTCTGGTCGAACCTAACACGATGACGCGAAAATCAATTTGCACTTCGATGCCCAAATCTTGTGGGATTCGGAAAAATGCCTGCCCTAGATCGTCGGAGTCTGAATTGGAAAAGCGGAGTCCTCGAACCACGTTGCGGCCCTCTTCCATGAGGTGTCTCATCAATTCGAGAACACGGCTTAATCGCAGCTTAGCGGGCGAATTCGCCGGTAGCTCGTCCACTGCAACATGTAGCTGCATAGCTGCGCTGAAAATGCCTTGCAGCACTGTATCGTGTAGGTCTTGGGCAATTCGCGTACGCTCTGCCAGGCGTTCCTCGAGACGGGCACGCATCTCCCCGAACGTTGGCAAACGAAAGAGATAGGGGCTTCTATACGCAAGAGGCAATCCATCGAGCCGCATAACAGATCCTCCTTTTTGTAAGGGAAGGTCGTCTTCCTGCCTTCTTACGCCCACTAGCCTGGGACCCGGGTGCAGCATGAAGCTATCAAGCG
This window of the Terriglobales bacterium genome carries:
- a CDS encoding YciI family protein; the protein is MQFALLIYESTEAFASRKKDEIEGYIGAWRAYHKALVDAGIFVGGDPLEVPETGTTVRIKEGKRRVQDGPYADTKEQLGGFTILELPSLDAA
- a CDS encoding class I SAM-dependent methyltransferase, translating into MDTAETYDELADQYHLIFENWELSVERQAAVLSSILERNCGLSTTACILDCACGIGTQALGLARLGFQVTGCDLSPRAVERARQEASQQNLNIQFSVANMLDLKFLGDSHFDAVICMDNALPHLESAEQLLQAAEQMRSRLRPGGYLLASIRDYDRLIEKRPVVEGPSFYVDQGRRRIVFQIWEWVDSRRYIFHLYITRQLEKQWHTFHTAGFYHAVRRNELEAILSRTGFKTPRWLAPSESGFYQPIIVAKSG
- a CDS encoding histidine kinase; protein product: MRLDGLPLAYRSPYLFRLPTFGEMRARLEERLAERTRIAQDLHDTVLQGIFSAAMQLHVAVDELPANSPAKLRLSRVLELMRHLMEEGRNVVRGLRFSNSDSDDLGQAFFRIPQDLGIEVQIDFRVIVLGSTRKLHPLIRDEVYRIGRELLVNAFRHSRASWIELELEYAPKRFRMVVRDDGCGIDPQVLHEGREGHWGLLGMREQAKRIGARLRVWSRAAAGTEVELSVPNSIAFNPE